A genomic window from Rhizobium sp. 007 includes:
- a CDS encoding ABC transporter substrate-binding protein: MKFSMLSATALVSLVLASSGSAETLVVNSYGGPYEKIIRERIIEPFEVKFGIDVLYDAVGSASQDYAKIKATGGRPGFDVVVMTASQSLDGCKEGLLEKFTPETVPNLTRLSPAIAAVAGPCGAVHEVQYLSLLYRKDKLQKAPDSWSALLDESLKGKIILPTFQNVMAAYLMEVLSVANGGDLLDNVEPGFAAMAKLAKQSIGFEQSSSVMETYIKDGQVWAMPFWNGRAQLLADSGLPVDYVLPKEGSIPLVTTLNIPKDAENRQAALRFVNFFLEKTSQEAWVTGYKVGSARTDIDVPADIRAKQITTEADLKALLLPDLGAVAMRLSAWGKRWERDVVAAAE; encoded by the coding sequence ATGAAATTTTCCATGCTCAGCGCGACTGCGCTCGTATCGTTGGTGTTGGCCTCATCGGGCAGCGCCGAAACGCTCGTCGTCAACAGTTACGGCGGCCCCTATGAAAAGATCATCCGCGAACGGATCATTGAACCCTTCGAAGTCAAGTTCGGCATTGACGTCCTTTACGATGCGGTCGGCTCGGCGTCGCAAGATTACGCAAAGATCAAGGCCACCGGCGGAAGACCCGGCTTCGACGTCGTCGTCATGACCGCCTCCCAGTCTCTCGATGGGTGCAAGGAGGGCCTCCTGGAGAAATTCACACCGGAGACAGTTCCCAATCTTACACGCCTGTCGCCAGCGATTGCAGCTGTCGCCGGGCCCTGCGGCGCCGTTCACGAGGTGCAGTATCTCTCGCTGCTCTACCGCAAGGACAAGCTACAGAAGGCGCCAGATTCCTGGTCCGCGCTTCTCGACGAGAGCCTCAAGGGAAAGATCATCCTGCCGACCTTCCAGAACGTCATGGCCGCCTACCTGATGGAGGTCCTCTCGGTCGCCAATGGCGGCGACCTGCTCGACAACGTCGAACCCGGCTTTGCCGCCATGGCAAAACTTGCCAAACAATCAATCGGTTTTGAACAGTCCTCCTCGGTCATGGAAACATATATCAAGGACGGCCAGGTCTGGGCCATGCCTTTCTGGAATGGGCGGGCCCAGCTTCTGGCCGATAGCGGACTGCCCGTCGACTACGTTCTGCCGAAGGAAGGGTCGATTCCCCTTGTCACCACTCTGAACATTCCCAAGGACGCCGAGAATCGGCAGGCGGCGCTCAGGTTCGTGAATTTCTTTCTCGAAAAGACGAGCCAGGAGGCGTGGGTTACGGGATACAAGGTCGGAAGCGCAAGGACGGATATCGACGTTCCCGCCGACATCCGCGCCAAGCAAATCACCACTGAGGCCGATCTGAAGGCGCTCCTCCTGCCCGATCTCGGGGCGGTCGCCATGCGCTTGTCAGCTTGGGGCAAACGCTGGGAACGCGACGTCGTCGCCGCAGCCGAGTGA
- a CDS encoding M10 family metallopeptidase yields the protein MTGVVTSTKSVSLTGDQRIDGLISGYAWDGTITYAFPTSSTSYSYSGEKDYSFSSISQQQQSAALFLMEQSSGNTANDGFSVEGFTNANFVIGHGDTASLRFAQSSHPSLPTAGAYYPSTDSWGGDVWFGTEYAGTESDYRLPEFGNYAGHTLAHELGHALGLKHGHEPDINPAIVPSAYDSIEYTIMTYRTYIGDDTSGYSYEQNGAPQSFMMLDIAALQEMYGADYTTNSGNSVYKWKPNEGVTYVNGVAAITPDDNRIFATIWDGGGVDTYDLSAYTTRLTIDLQPGGYSVFSQGQLADLNGGPNNGYARGNIFNALLYHNNLASLIENVQAGSGNDTIVGNESSNTLWGNGGNDSLDGGAGNDWLSGGGGADQLVGGSGVDTASYGTAAAGVKVSLLNSSGNSGDAAGDTYSEIENLAGSTFADTLYGNAGANRLNGGAGNDWLSGGGGADQLVGGSGVDTASYGTAAAGVKVSLLNSSGNSGDAAGDTYSEIENLAGSTFADTLYGNAGANRLNGGAGNDWLSGGGGADQLVGGSGVDTASYGTAAAGVKVSLLNSSGNSGDAAGDTYSEIENLAGSTFADTLYGNAGANRLNGGAGNDWLSGGGGADQLVGGSGVDTASYGTAAAGVKVSLLNSSGNSGDAAGDTYSEIENLAGSTFADTLYGNAGANRLNGSAGDDQISGGGGNDTLLGGTGDDSFIFSPNFGRDLVEDFVTASEDLICFARDIFDDFTSMLSSTNQVGADTVISYDINNIVTLKGITLSGLTSDDFYFV from the coding sequence ATGACGGGCGTTGTTACTTCGACAAAGAGCGTTAGTTTGACGGGAGATCAGAGAATTGACGGGCTTATCAGCGGCTATGCGTGGGACGGAACGATAACCTATGCGTTTCCCACCAGCTCGACATCGTACTCGTACAGTGGCGAGAAAGATTACAGTTTCTCTTCAATCTCCCAGCAACAGCAGTCTGCTGCATTGTTCCTTATGGAACAATCCTCTGGAAACACGGCGAATGATGGTTTCTCAGTAGAGGGATTTACTAACGCCAACTTTGTGATCGGGCACGGGGACACCGCGTCGCTGCGATTCGCACAGTCGTCCCACCCCAGTCTCCCGACGGCAGGCGCCTATTATCCAAGCACAGATAGCTGGGGCGGCGATGTCTGGTTCGGGACGGAATATGCAGGCACAGAAAGTGATTATCGCCTGCCGGAGTTCGGCAACTATGCGGGACATACGTTGGCTCATGAACTGGGTCATGCTCTCGGTTTGAAACATGGTCATGAACCGGACATCAACCCGGCGATAGTGCCCAGCGCCTACGATTCTATCGAATATACGATCATGACCTACCGCACGTATATCGGAGACGATACGAGTGGCTACAGCTATGAGCAGAATGGTGCGCCACAGTCCTTCATGATGCTCGACATTGCCGCCCTACAGGAAATGTATGGTGCGGACTACACGACCAACAGTGGAAATAGCGTCTATAAGTGGAAGCCGAATGAAGGCGTCACCTATGTCAACGGGGTCGCGGCTATTACGCCCGATGACAACAGGATCTTCGCAACAATCTGGGACGGCGGCGGTGTCGACACCTATGATCTGAGCGCCTATACCACGCGCCTTACAATCGACCTGCAACCAGGCGGCTACTCGGTCTTTTCCCAAGGCCAGTTGGCCGATCTGAACGGTGGCCCGAATAACGGCTATGCTCGTGGTAACATTTTCAACGCGCTTCTTTATCACAACAACCTTGCGTCGTTGATCGAGAATGTTCAGGCAGGCTCCGGCAACGATACGATTGTCGGCAACGAGAGCAGCAATACCCTTTGGGGCAATGGCGGAAATGATTCGCTTGACGGCGGTGCAGGCAATGATTGGTTGAGCGGAGGTGGCGGTGCCGACCAGCTCGTTGGCGGAAGCGGTGTCGACACTGCCTCCTATGGTACTGCGGCTGCAGGCGTTAAGGTCAGTCTGTTGAACAGCTCCGGGAACAGCGGGGATGCTGCCGGAGATACCTATTCCGAAATTGAAAATCTGGCCGGTTCGACTTTTGCCGATACGCTGTATGGCAACGCCGGCGCCAACCGTTTGAACGGCGGTGCAGGCAATGATTGGTTGAGCGGAGGTGGCGGTGCCGACCAGCTCGTTGGCGGAAGCGGTGTCGACACTGCCTCCTATGGTACTGCGGCTGCAGGCGTTAAGGTCAGTCTGTTGAACAGCTCCGGGAACAGCGGGGATGCTGCCGGAGATACCTATTCCGAAATTGAAAATCTGGCCGGTTCGACTTTTGCCGATACGCTGTATGGCAATGCCGGCGCCAACCGTTTGAACGGCGGTGCAGGCAATGATTGGTTGAGCGGAGGTGGCGGTGCCGACCAGCTCGTTGGCGGAAGCGGTGTCGACACTGCCTCCTATGGTACTGCGGCTGCAGGCGTTAAGGTCAGTCTGTTGAACAGCTCCGGGAACAGCGGGGATGCTGCCGGAGATACCTATTCCGAAATTGAAAATCTGGCCGGTTCGACTTTTGCCGATACGCTGTATGGCAACGCCGGCGCCAACCGTTTGAACGGCGGTGCAGGCAATGATTGGTTGAGCGGAGGTGGCGGTGCCGACCAGCTCGTTGGCGGAAGCGGTGTCGACACTGCCTCCTATGGTACTGCGGCTGCAGGCGTTAAGGTCAGTCTGTTGAACAGCTCCGGGAACAGCGGGGATGCTGCCGGAGATACCTATTCCGAAATTGAAAATCTGGCCGGTTCGACTTTTGCCGATACGCTGTATGGCAATGCAGGTGCCAACCGTTTGAACGGCAGTGCAGGTGATGATCAGATTAGTGGCGGCGGCGGAAATGACACATTGCTCGGCGGGACCGGTGACGATTCGTTCATCTTCTCCCCGAATTTCGGTAGGGATTTGGTTGAAGATTTTGTTACAGCGTCGGAAGACCTCATATGTTTCGCAAGGGATATTTTCGACGATTTTACCTCGATGCTCTCATCGACCAATCAGGTCGGGGCTGATACCGTCATTTCCTATGATATCAATAACATCGTCACGTTGAAGGGCATCACCCTCAGTGGCCTTACCAGTGACGACTTTTACTTTGTATGA
- a CDS encoding HAD-IA family hydrolase yields MHVLIWSPPWPTQGGDLFFGLNAFKKGLLKQAEALLSQKCKVSIAFPDAFSDHLKGFEGRCDLIPVSSLDVINLIGSWADPSVDLYMNGLNSHLVPKLAETLRDKLPTAVDCVLLWETPVPYLRAIYPEALIVSQMPGSFARAPYPHTVVFDTLGLYREGTMFTHAADILSTHARTAGVVSAFKAVAREIFHQFPLPIADRIRSSGRKFTLLPLQISDHYAFKADAGFSSQAEFCIQALGQLDSAKAAVVTQYISNMYRDEVMTPEFTAFLARKHPNLVFDAELGKIPSVSQHLVQDASEIAVATTGLGMQAMIWDVPLKVIGNTHLSPYDGIRVGTEMQRDNVLSFALTKNQPMASKLYNGHFLVGLLEELASRRNRPFDERYPRFNDIDPHYDELLLSSFRQKEVERDFIKVGATIEPPSKAKQFASLLGHKKPAIVSFDLFDTLVLRGFEAPADLYRLLELEVISRGLRPIFDFAGKRLAAELAARRHSSNEEITLDDIYAELAESEELTFEEILPYRDIEFDVEVNACQVRPVGKRMFAEAKAKGIPVVITSDMYLPRACIDTILKRTGYDPDAIYLSSEIGLTKKSGALFDHISRDRDINPTSMVHVGDNIRTDVHPAESRKIKAFHVPKSVDYIARHPSLSAVFTRRPPMTSLGRSVTAAAIAHKLFDDSKASSFDSLSRGDPWLLGYITIGPLLVGLASWIRSTAIEMKLEKLHFLSREGKIIKDAFDRICAAAPCETKSNYLYGSRRAIRVAQLERFSDIAELASQTIASTASLGSLLAGRFGLDPETVALEHLTATGFADMRATLGRSNADHAKLLGLLKRLEPQILEAAGREAENYRDYLSECGLFSSERFALVDVGWNANMQGSLGQILGKPLTGLYLASLEAAGRWKNIGHVVRGYLAEDFTVADRHPILSNRLMVENILCDITPSVERIAKNEDGSFEPIFSGVTSHVRHKLVHPIQRGALSFVEDVCRVLGPNIASVDFRADMMTSLLADFLDAPKPADAKLFVGCELEDTFSGTATRYFIAPSTENGTGTPYESYWKQGKHALVASKHALVPSDGKTIQSAIERPKVSALRRPMVPVVRPFIRLLGSANDIKKFDKDPVGYFQKLKNPTYRVIGAVIFPPKRES; encoded by the coding sequence ATGCACGTTCTAATTTGGAGCCCACCATGGCCCACCCAGGGCGGCGATCTGTTTTTTGGGCTTAATGCATTCAAAAAGGGCCTTCTAAAACAAGCTGAGGCGCTTCTTTCGCAAAAGTGCAAGGTATCGATTGCCTTTCCCGACGCCTTTTCCGATCACCTTAAGGGCTTTGAGGGCCGATGCGACCTTATACCGGTCAGCTCTTTGGACGTTATCAATCTCATCGGGAGTTGGGCGGACCCGTCTGTTGATCTCTACATGAACGGTCTCAATTCTCACCTCGTGCCTAAGTTAGCAGAAACGCTGAGGGATAAGCTGCCTACGGCTGTCGATTGCGTTCTTCTGTGGGAAACTCCCGTTCCATATTTGCGCGCCATTTATCCGGAAGCGCTCATCGTCAGCCAGATGCCTGGATCTTTTGCGCGCGCACCATACCCACATACGGTGGTCTTTGACACTCTTGGACTATACCGCGAAGGTACGATGTTCACGCATGCCGCGGATATTCTCTCGACTCATGCCAGGACTGCCGGGGTGGTATCTGCGTTCAAGGCAGTCGCGCGTGAGATTTTCCATCAGTTCCCCCTCCCTATCGCCGATCGCATTCGTTCATCGGGCCGCAAGTTCACACTGCTGCCGCTTCAGATCTCGGACCACTACGCTTTTAAAGCTGACGCCGGATTTTCATCTCAGGCCGAGTTTTGCATTCAAGCATTAGGTCAGCTTGACAGTGCGAAGGCGGCGGTCGTCACTCAATACATCTCGAACATGTATCGAGATGAAGTCATGACGCCTGAATTCACGGCGTTCTTGGCTCGAAAACACCCTAACCTGGTATTCGATGCTGAACTTGGGAAGATTCCCTCGGTGAGTCAGCATCTGGTGCAAGATGCCAGTGAGATCGCTGTCGCTACGACTGGGCTTGGCATGCAGGCAATGATTTGGGACGTTCCCCTAAAGGTAATCGGAAACACGCATCTAAGTCCGTATGATGGCATCAGGGTCGGAACCGAAATGCAGCGTGACAATGTGCTTTCATTTGCCCTAACCAAAAACCAGCCTATGGCATCCAAGCTATACAATGGTCATTTTCTGGTTGGTCTTCTTGAAGAACTGGCAAGTCGCCGTAATCGCCCGTTCGACGAAAGATATCCGCGCTTCAACGATATTGATCCCCATTACGACGAACTATTGCTCTCCTCCTTCCGGCAGAAAGAAGTAGAGCGTGACTTTATCAAGGTCGGGGCAACGATTGAACCTCCTTCAAAGGCAAAGCAGTTTGCGTCCCTTCTGGGGCATAAAAAACCCGCGATTGTCTCGTTTGACCTTTTCGATACGCTTGTGCTTCGGGGATTTGAAGCCCCTGCCGACCTGTATCGATTGCTGGAACTGGAAGTTATTAGTCGTGGCCTTCGCCCGATCTTCGACTTTGCCGGAAAGCGCTTAGCTGCGGAGCTCGCTGCGCGCCGTCATTCATCGAATGAAGAAATCACGCTTGATGACATCTATGCGGAATTAGCGGAGAGCGAGGAACTAACCTTCGAAGAAATCCTGCCATATCGAGACATCGAGTTCGATGTGGAGGTCAATGCATGCCAAGTCAGACCAGTAGGGAAAAGGATGTTTGCTGAGGCAAAAGCCAAAGGCATCCCGGTCGTCATTACGAGCGACATGTACCTCCCCCGGGCTTGTATCGACACTATCCTTAAGCGGACTGGATACGATCCTGATGCCATATATCTTTCCAGCGAGATCGGCCTGACAAAGAAGTCGGGGGCACTCTTTGATCATATTTCTCGCGATCGAGACATCAATCCGACATCAATGGTTCATGTTGGCGACAACATCCGGACCGATGTTCATCCGGCGGAATCGCGGAAGATTAAGGCGTTCCACGTACCGAAGTCGGTTGATTACATAGCTAGGCATCCTTCGCTTTCGGCGGTTTTCACACGTAGGCCGCCAATGACCAGTTTGGGGCGTAGCGTGACCGCTGCTGCGATAGCGCATAAATTATTCGATGACTCAAAGGCCTCGTCGTTTGATAGCCTGTCACGAGGCGATCCATGGCTACTTGGCTACATCACGATCGGACCGCTGCTGGTTGGACTAGCGTCGTGGATTCGCTCCACTGCGATCGAGATGAAGCTTGAGAAACTCCACTTTCTCTCTCGCGAGGGAAAGATCATCAAGGATGCCTTCGATCGAATTTGTGCCGCGGCGCCCTGCGAGACGAAGTCCAACTACCTTTACGGTTCGCGCCGTGCAATTCGTGTTGCCCAACTGGAAAGGTTCAGTGATATAGCGGAGCTTGCGTCTCAGACGATTGCCAGTACAGCCTCACTCGGATCTCTCTTGGCGGGTCGGTTCGGTCTTGATCCCGAAACCGTGGCGCTCGAGCATCTGACGGCAACCGGCTTCGCCGACATGCGTGCAACGCTTGGTCGCTCCAACGCTGATCACGCAAAGCTTCTTGGCCTCCTAAAGAGGCTAGAGCCCCAAATCTTGGAAGCTGCCGGGCGCGAGGCCGAAAATTATCGCGACTACCTCTCCGAATGCGGCCTCTTCTCAAGTGAAAGGTTCGCGCTCGTTGACGTCGGGTGGAATGCGAATATGCAAGGAAGCCTTGGGCAGATTCTAGGCAAACCCTTAACCGGGCTGTATCTTGCATCCCTTGAGGCGGCCGGACGTTGGAAAAATATAGGTCATGTTGTACGAGGCTACCTCGCTGAAGATTTTACTGTAGCAGATCGGCATCCGATCCTCTCCAACCGGTTGATGGTGGAGAATATACTCTGCGATATCACACCGAGTGTTGAGCGCATTGCCAAGAACGAGGATGGGAGCTTTGAGCCGATCTTTTCTGGCGTGACCTCACACGTTCGGCATAAGCTGGTTCATCCGATCCAGCGGGGAGCGCTGAGTTTCGTGGAAGACGTATGCAGGGTGCTTGGGCCTAATATCGCTTCAGTCGATTTCCGAGCCGATATGATGACATCCCTTTTAGCGGACTTCCTTGATGCACCGAAGCCTGCCGATGCAAAACTATTCGTCGGGTGCGAGCTCGAAGATACGTTCAGTGGCACGGCAACGCGTTATTTCATAGCGCCAAGCACTGAAAATGGAACAGGCACTCCATACGAATCTTACTGGAAACAAGGAAAGCACGCTCTTGTCGCTTCTAAGCACGCTCTTGTCCCTTCTGATGGCAAGACTATCCAAAGCGCTATCGAACGCCCTAAGGTTTCAGCTCTGCGACGACCAATGGTACCCGTTGTTCGTCCCTTTATTCGATTGCTCGGAAGCGCGAATGACATCAAAAAGTTTGACAAAGACCCAGTAGGCTATTTCCAGAAGCTTAAGAACCCGACATACCGCGTAATAGGAGCTGTGATCTTCCCTCCGAAAAGGGAAAGCTAA
- a CDS encoding autoinducer binding domain-containing protein, giving the protein MKIWLQKLIDISALARTKEMLKEALSGLTREFGFDYYAYLNVQPSGTSAFSNYPADWQERYFTNKLDEVDPIVAIAKSTMRTFVWSSETSKRRASKPIRRFYTDAADFGIRSGITIPVATAFGRVSMLTVASHKPSISLPREIDQVAAAMAVAQLHARIEQAEFDPTAESRIRLTLKQVQLLKWSAEGKSMRAMATIENMTYSNVNFQLNKARKALDAGTLPQATALATKLKLI; this is encoded by the coding sequence GTGAAGATCTGGCTTCAAAAGCTAATTGATATTTCGGCTTTGGCGCGAACCAAAGAGATGTTGAAGGAAGCGCTGTCCGGCCTCACCCGGGAGTTCGGTTTCGACTATTACGCCTACCTCAATGTTCAGCCGAGCGGTACTTCTGCTTTTTCTAACTATCCTGCCGACTGGCAGGAGCGATATTTCACGAACAAGTTGGACGAGGTCGATCCTATCGTCGCAATCGCCAAATCCACGATGAGGACTTTTGTCTGGTCTTCCGAAACCTCAAAAAGGCGCGCGTCAAAGCCGATCCGGCGATTTTATACGGATGCCGCCGACTTCGGTATCCGATCTGGCATTACCATTCCTGTTGCAACGGCATTCGGGCGCGTGTCAATGTTGACGGTTGCTTCGCATAAACCGTCCATTTCGCTTCCTCGAGAGATAGATCAGGTTGCCGCCGCAATGGCTGTCGCACAGCTTCATGCAAGGATTGAGCAAGCGGAGTTTGATCCGACCGCAGAATCGAGGATTCGACTGACGCTGAAACAAGTCCAACTCTTGAAATGGTCGGCCGAGGGCAAGTCTATGAGAGCGATGGCTACCATCGAGAATATGACCTACAGCAATGTGAACTTTCAATTGAATAAAGCTCGTAAAGCCCTAGACGCGGGCACTCTGCCGCAGGCAACAGCTCTGGCCACGAAGCTGAAATTGATCTAA
- a CDS encoding M15 family metallopeptidase encodes MTEWPTQSGVRSFFGEPGSPQATAGMVDLAYPMKIAWDKSQVIRRFRCHAKVGAPLERIFQKMLAHYGAADVSRLALDIFGGCYNYRPMRGGKSWSMHAFGIAVDLDPENNQLKWGRDRAKFAKPEYVPFWNIVESEGAVSLGRVANRDFMHFQFARL; translated from the coding sequence ATGACTGAATGGCCGACACAATCGGGTGTGCGGAGCTTTTTCGGTGAGCCCGGAAGCCCGCAGGCAACGGCAGGGATGGTCGATCTCGCCTATCCGATGAAGATCGCATGGGACAAGAGCCAAGTTATCCGCAGGTTCCGCTGCCATGCGAAGGTGGGAGCCCCGCTGGAACGCATCTTCCAGAAGATGCTTGCCCATTACGGCGCGGCGGATGTCTCCCGGCTTGCGCTCGATATCTTCGGCGGCTGCTACAACTACCGCCCGATGCGCGGCGGGAAGAGCTGGTCCATGCACGCCTTCGGCATCGCTGTCGATCTCGATCCTGAGAACAACCAGCTTAAATGGGGCAGGGACCGCGCGAAGTTCGCCAAGCCTGAATATGTACCCTTCTGGAATATCGTGGAGAGTGAAGGCGCTGTCTCGCTCGGGCGGGTGGCTAACCGCGATTTCATGCATTTCCAGTTCGCGAGGCTCTGA
- a CDS encoding methyltransferase domain-containing protein — translation MTADAVQLKKNQILAQPEETARVVERASREIVKSKRSKRFFDDSYAFNYSKFELDRRPFLNIGPGSFRHPYWRTADKKYGGQAWTEARRGVQQAPVDYYWDVYSGEPLPERDKFFSVIYTSHVIEHLFPQDTRLLFSEAKRVLKEGGIIRVVCPDAALMVRAYQDEDWAYFLHYLDVKSSRLSKSIHSLSAIELREISAQFLIDWVSLIVHPDNPTRLAKAECPAFLTRYDNIYQALDAACALSDRETNKTAGAHVNWFTFEKLESILKEAGFTDIRRSGYLQSTAPILRDSLHFDRTDPEMSLFVEARA, via the coding sequence ATGACCGCAGACGCAGTTCAACTGAAGAAAAACCAGATCCTGGCGCAGCCGGAAGAAACAGCGAGAGTTGTAGAGCGAGCATCGCGAGAGATAGTCAAAAGCAAGCGCTCTAAACGGTTCTTCGATGATTCTTATGCGTTCAATTATTCGAAATTTGAATTGGATCGACGCCCTTTCTTGAATATCGGACCTGGCTCATTCAGGCATCCCTACTGGCGCACGGCCGATAAGAAGTACGGCGGCCAGGCGTGGACTGAGGCAAGACGCGGGGTGCAACAGGCACCAGTTGACTACTACTGGGATGTCTACTCCGGAGAACCGCTTCCGGAGAGAGACAAATTCTTCTCCGTCATCTACACCAGCCATGTAATTGAACACCTCTTTCCGCAAGATACTCGACTCCTCTTTTCCGAGGCAAAGCGCGTCTTGAAGGAAGGCGGCATCATCCGCGTTGTATGCCCTGATGCCGCGCTGATGGTGCGAGCATATCAAGACGAGGACTGGGCATACTTTCTTCACTATCTCGACGTCAAGTCATCAAGGCTTTCGAAATCTATCCATTCCCTTTCGGCGATAGAACTCCGGGAAATATCCGCACAATTTCTGATAGATTGGGTAAGCTTGATCGTTCACCCAGACAATCCTACGAGACTAGCGAAAGCGGAATGTCCGGCCTTCCTCACTCGATATGACAATATCTACCAGGCTTTAGACGCAGCATGCGCGTTGTCAGACAGAGAAACCAATAAGACTGCGGGAGCGCATGTGAACTGGTTTACGTTCGAGAAGCTGGAATCCATCCTAAAAGAGGCAGGATTCACCGACATTCGTCGGTCAGGATACCTACAAAGCACGGCACCTATTCTGAGAGACAGCTTACATTTCGATCGCACCGATCCAGAAATGTCGCTGTTCGTCGAAGCGCGGGCTTAG
- a CDS encoding nucleotidyltransferase and HEPN domain-containing protein produces MRSSLEHLPEEKQRELSRVVAIIHEEFADALSGTSAAFKKRGRILKIILFGSYARGSFVDEPHTMKGYRSDYDILVLVNSKQLAEPHYWDKATDRLLWDKDVQTPVGLIVHGAREVNNFLADGQYFFVDILREGIVLYELDDRPLAEPKPLSIADARRVATEHFERQYKAAAEFRQLAKYAAESGWQKRAVFLLHQAVETVYSCLLLTLTNYSPPSHNLKFLRGLAEDQDRRLIDAWPRDQHRYAAWYNILNEAYVKARYSKHFEITEEALGWLLERTEHLHQTVAAICSEHLAELERASDGT; encoded by the coding sequence ATGCGATCGTCCTTGGAACATCTGCCGGAAGAAAAGCAGCGCGAGCTTTCCCGCGTCGTTGCGATCATCCACGAGGAGTTTGCCGATGCGTTGTCAGGCACCTCGGCTGCATTCAAGAAGCGCGGCCGGATCTTAAAGATCATCCTGTTTGGTTCGTATGCGCGCGGCAGCTTCGTCGACGAGCCGCACACGATGAAGGGCTACCGATCCGATTACGATATCCTCGTCCTTGTCAATTCCAAGCAGCTTGCGGAGCCGCACTACTGGGACAAAGCTACCGACCGGCTGCTGTGGGACAAGGATGTGCAGACGCCGGTCGGACTGATCGTCCATGGCGCCCGGGAGGTGAATAACTTCCTGGCCGACGGCCAGTATTTCTTCGTCGACATCCTGCGCGAGGGCATCGTGCTCTACGAGCTCGATGACCGGCCGCTTGCCGAGCCGAAGCCACTCTCGATTGCGGATGCACGGAGGGTGGCCACGGAGCACTTTGAGAGGCAATACAAGGCCGCAGCAGAGTTCCGTCAGCTTGCCAAGTACGCAGCTGAGAGCGGCTGGCAAAAGCGTGCGGTTTTTCTCCTCCACCAGGCTGTTGAAACTGTCTATTCCTGCCTCCTTCTCACGCTGACCAATTACAGCCCGCCATCGCACAACTTGAAATTCCTTCGGGGACTGGCCGAAGATCAGGACCGCCGGTTGATCGACGCTTGGCCACGTGATCAGCACCGCTATGCCGCCTGGTACAACATACTCAACGAAGCCTACGTGAAGGCGCGCTACTCGAAGCACTTCGAGATCACCGAAGAAGCGCTAGGCTGGCTACTTGAGCGAACGGAGCATCTCCATCAAACTGTCGCGGCCATTTGCAGCGAGCATCTGGCTGAACTGGAGCGCGCAAGCGATGGCACCTGA
- a CDS encoding LysR family transcriptional regulator, with protein MELRQIRCFATLAEELHFGRAAAMLSMAQPALSLQIQTLEKELSVQLLIRSTRRVQLSKAGEVFYERCIRILQEVENSSSIVQAVAGKDVNRITIGTIYPATFGVLPQFLTKLGKRFPDIQIHINSGSTDAIVRDIEKGRVHLGFIRPVENIGSLRWQSIANERYFLAVPAGSALAEAEKVTMSDLKRERIISFSRSNLSYTEKFFFDQFRKHGLLDNVACSCDDTLSLVSLVSSGIGIGFVPEWTKDLPNRSFLLREVQDMSFTIGLGLAWNKEDPTANRDEIVEIARSLASATRVSGSR; from the coding sequence ATGGAGCTGCGTCAGATCAGATGTTTCGCAACTTTAGCTGAGGAATTGCACTTCGGCCGGGCAGCGGCCATGTTGTCCATGGCGCAACCAGCTCTCAGCCTTCAAATCCAGACGCTCGAAAAGGAGCTCAGCGTTCAACTTCTCATCCGCTCAACCCGAAGAGTCCAATTGTCGAAAGCCGGCGAAGTCTTCTACGAGCGGTGCATCCGTATCCTGCAAGAGGTCGAAAACAGCTCCTCCATCGTCCAAGCCGTGGCCGGTAAGGATGTCAACAGGATCACGATCGGCACAATCTATCCCGCCACATTCGGCGTCCTCCCACAGTTTCTAACCAAGCTGGGTAAGCGATTTCCCGATATCCAGATACACATCAATAGCGGCTCCACCGATGCGATTGTCCGTGACATCGAAAAAGGTCGTGTGCACCTGGGTTTCATCCGACCGGTCGAAAACATCGGGTCGCTGCGCTGGCAGAGCATCGCCAATGAACGGTACTTCCTCGCAGTACCGGCGGGCAGCGCGCTTGCAGAGGCAGAGAAAGTCACAATGAGCGATCTGAAACGGGAAAGGATCATTTCTTTTTCCCGTTCCAATCTCTCCTACACGGAAAAGTTCTTCTTCGACCAGTTCAGGAAGCATGGGCTTCTCGACAACGTTGCCTGCAGTTGCGACGACACGCTCTCACTCGTCTCACTGGTTTCTTCCGGCATCGGCATAGGCTTCGTTCCGGAATGGACGAAGGATCTGCCCAATCGATCGTTTCTACTTCGTGAGGTGCAGGACATGAGCTTCACAATCGGCTTGGGACTCGCCTGGAACAAGGAAGATCCAACGGCGAACCGCGACGAGATAGTCGAGATAGCCCGATCGCTGGCATCGGCAACGCGAGTAAGCGGCTCAAGATGA